A window of the Pleurocapsa minor HA4230-MV1 genome harbors these coding sequences:
- the aspS gene encoding aspartate--tRNA ligase, with amino-acid sequence MRTNYCGELRAEHIDQTVTIFGWVDRRRDHGGVIFIDLRDRTGTVQIVSDPQRTLKSYADAESLRSEYVVKAVGRVSQRPPESLNDNLPTGQVEIYAESIEVLNAVSKQLPFQVSTADTETVGEKLRLKHRYLDLRRDRMAKNLQLRHQVVKAMRRFLEDEQNFIEVETPILTRSTPEGARDYLVPSRVNPGNWYALPQSPQLFKQLLMVSGCDRYYQIARCFRDEDLRADRQPEFTQLDMEMSFLSQDEIIELNEGLISRIFKTVKGIELSTPFPRITYADAMARYGTDRPDTRFAMELVDVSDIVQDSGFQVFSGAIASGGQVKVLPIPGGNDAISNVRIKPKGDIFNEAVTAGAKGIAYIRVRENNEIDTIGAIKDNLNEEQKQELLRRTGAKPGHLLLFGAGDTDTVNKSLDRLRLFIAQEMGLIDNQQVNLIWVTEFPMFEWNADEKRYEALHHPFTAPYPEDRADLTTARAQAYDLVYNGIEIGGGSLRIYQKELQAEVFKAIGLSDQEADNKFGFLLEAFEYGTPPHGGIAFGLDRLVMLLAGEESIRDVIAFPKTQQASCPLTNAPAAVDKKQLKELEIASTYQPKKE; translated from the coding sequence ATGAGAACAAATTACTGTGGCGAATTGCGAGCCGAACATATAGATCAAACTGTTACTATCTTTGGCTGGGTCGATCGTCGTCGTGACCACGGGGGAGTTATATTTATTGACTTGCGCGATCGCACTGGCACAGTTCAGATTGTCAGCGATCCCCAGCGTACCCTTAAATCTTATGCTGATGCGGAGTCTTTGCGTAGTGAATATGTAGTTAAAGCCGTGGGGCGAGTTAGTCAGCGTCCCCCAGAATCTCTTAACGATAATCTGCCGACAGGACAGGTAGAAATTTATGCTGAATCAATTGAAGTCCTCAACGCCGTTAGTAAACAGCTTCCTTTTCAGGTTTCTACTGCCGATACAGAAACTGTTGGTGAAAAGCTACGGCTGAAACATCGTTATTTAGACTTAAGACGCGATCGCATGGCGAAAAACCTCCAGTTACGTCACCAGGTAGTTAAGGCAATGCGCCGTTTCTTAGAAGACGAGCAAAACTTTATTGAAGTGGAAACGCCGATCCTGACTCGTTCGACCCCTGAAGGGGCAAGAGATTATTTGGTGCCATCGAGAGTAAATCCTGGTAATTGGTATGCCCTGCCTCAGTCTCCCCAATTATTTAAGCAATTATTAATGGTATCGGGTTGCGATCGCTATTATCAAATTGCCCGTTGCTTCCGCGATGAAGATTTGCGCGCCGATCGACAGCCAGAGTTTACTCAGCTAGACATGGAAATGAGTTTTCTCTCTCAAGATGAAATTATTGAACTCAACGAAGGGTTAATCAGCCGTATTTTTAAAACCGTTAAGGGAATTGAATTATCAACTCCTTTTCCCCGGATTACATATGCTGACGCGATGGCGCGTTACGGGACAGATCGCCCCGATACTCGCTTTGCCATGGAATTAGTTGATGTTTCCGATATTGTACAAGATTCGGGATTCCAAGTCTTCTCAGGGGCGATCGCTAGTGGTGGACAGGTTAAAGTGTTACCTATCCCTGGAGGCAATGATGCTATCTCGAATGTGCGGATTAAACCCAAGGGGGATATTTTTAACGAAGCCGTTACCGCAGGGGCAAAAGGAATTGCCTACATTCGCGTGCGGGAAAACAACGAAATCGACACCATTGGGGCAATCAAAGATAATCTCAATGAAGAGCAAAAACAGGAATTGCTCAGACGTACTGGAGCAAAACCAGGACATTTACTCTTGTTTGGGGCAGGAGATACTGATACCGTCAATAAGTCTTTAGATCGTCTCCGCTTATTTATTGCGCAAGAAATGGGCTTAATTGATAACCAACAGGTTAATTTAATCTGGGTCACAGAATTCCCCATGTTTGAATGGAATGCCGATGAGAAACGCTACGAAGCACTTCACCATCCTTTTACCGCTCCTTATCCCGAAGATCGAGCCGATTTAACTACTGCTAGAGCGCAAGCTTATGACTTGGTATACAACGGGATCGAAATTGGTGGTGGTAGCTTGAGAATCTATCAAAAAGAACTTCAGGCAGAAGTGTTTAAAGCGATCGGTTTATCCGATCAGGAAGCCGATAATAAATTTGGCTTCTTGTTAGAGGCTTTTGAGTATGGCACACCTCCCCATGGAGGAATTGCCTTTGGCTTAGATCGCTTGGTCATGCTTCTGGCGGGAGAAGAATCAATTCGCGATGTAATTGCCTTCCCCAAAACTCAACAGGCTAGCTGTCCCTTAACCAATGCCCCTGCTGCGGTAGATAAAAAGCAACTTAAAGAGCTGGAAATTGCTTCGACTTATCAACCCAAAAAAGAATAG
- a CDS encoding DUF3727 domain-containing protein, producing the protein MPSSGFNYNEQYDEETLTIVDEDGRSLPCYIEQSLEVDQLTYLLLVPVDIPVIIMTINQDSEDEVEAAMLDDEEAIAKIFDNAKAVLAEQNLYLHHTAYTLTATGELPPIEEEQVLTLDSGEDDDDVDEELQSLCYFFHAEQKYGIYTPLTPLLFFARYDAENHLELVSPDQENLLPILEELLSEE; encoded by the coding sequence ATGCCGTCATCTGGGTTTAACTATAACGAACAATATGACGAGGAAACTCTGACCATTGTTGATGAGGATGGGCGATCGCTTCCTTGCTACATTGAGCAATCTTTGGAAGTAGATCAACTGACCTATTTACTATTAGTACCTGTTGATATTCCTGTCATTATCATGACTATTAACCAGGATAGTGAAGATGAAGTAGAAGCAGCAATGCTAGATGATGAAGAGGCGATCGCCAAAATATTTGACAATGCCAAAGCGGTATTAGCCGAACAAAATCTCTATCTACACCACACAGCCTATACTCTGACTGCTACGGGAGAGTTACCTCCCATTGAAGAGGAACAGGTGTTGACTCTTGATAGTGGTGAAGATGATGATGACGTTGACGAGGAATTGCAGTCTCTATGTTATTTCTTTCATGCCGAGCAAAAATACGGGATTTATACACCCTTAACTCCGCTGTTATTTTTTGCGCGCTACGATGCAGAAAACCATTTAGAATTGGTTTCTCCAGATCAGGAAAACCTATTGCCAATTCTTGAAGAACTACTGTCAGAAGAATAG
- the tsaB gene encoding tRNA (adenosine(37)-N6)-threonylcarbamoyltransferase complex dimerization subunit type 1 TsaB: MNLNAANSHLTHNKYAIALHTSTPQLGIAINNYAGDSRSQTWDLGRDLASQLHQHLAAMLLPQTWQDLAFIAVAKGPGGFTGTRVGVVTARTIAQQLNIPLFGISNLAAIAAAQNYQGENLLAVQMDARREQLFVGIYQVTDLGLKTYMQDTLMTPEVWQKTLADLPAYQLITASEQIAASVTNVLDLAYTDWQQGKQPHWSEIMPYYGQHPVTG; encoded by the coding sequence ATGAATTTAAACGCAGCCAATTCACACCTGACACATAATAAATATGCGATCGCTCTTCATACTAGTACACCACAATTGGGCATAGCTATTAATAATTATGCAGGGGACAGCCGTAGTCAAACCTGGGATTTAGGACGAGATTTAGCATCCCAACTACATCAACATCTAGCAGCAATGCTACTGCCTCAAACTTGGCAAGATTTAGCCTTTATCGCCGTAGCTAAAGGGCCAGGAGGCTTTACAGGAACTCGTGTCGGGGTTGTTACTGCCCGCACTATTGCCCAACAGCTAAACATTCCTTTATTTGGTATTTCCAACTTAGCAGCCATAGCCGCAGCCCAAAACTATCAAGGAGAAAATTTGTTAGCGGTTCAGATGGATGCTAGACGAGAGCAACTATTTGTCGGCATTTATCAGGTAACTGACTTAGGGCTTAAGACATATATGCAGGATACCTTAATGACTCCAGAAGTTTGGCAGAAAACTCTGGCAGATTTACCTGCCTATCAATTAATTACCGCTAGCGAACAGATTGCTGCTTCTGTGACTAATGTTTTGGATTTAGCCTATACAGATTGGCAGCAGGGAAAACAGCCCCACTGGTCAGAAATTATGCCTTATTACGGACAACATCCAGTCACTGGATAG
- a CDS encoding YdcF family protein yields the protein MFLRLSPKTEPNLTNLNRASNFKYLFLLFTVATSLCVGFKPGHQITSNPEALLVLGGHEERERYAAQLAQQHPDLPIWISSGSPQAYAQKIFHNAGIKSDRLHFDYRASDTVTNFTTLVDELKAQGIDSVYLITSENHMQRAKVIGDIVLRSRGINFQAISVPSKNPPEPIEKTVRDGARAFFWLITD from the coding sequence ATGTTTTTACGTTTATCTCCAAAAACAGAACCCAATTTAACCAATCTCAATCGAGCCAGCAATTTTAAATACTTATTTTTGCTTTTTACTGTGGCAACATCCCTTTGTGTCGGATTCAAACCAGGTCATCAAATCACCTCTAATCCCGAAGCTTTATTGGTTTTGGGAGGACATGAAGAGCGAGAAAGATATGCAGCCCAATTAGCTCAGCAACACCCCGATCTGCCAATTTGGATTTCTTCTGGTAGTCCTCAAGCATATGCTCAAAAGATTTTTCATAATGCAGGGATCAAAAGCGATCGCCTTCATTTTGATTACAGAGCCAGCGATACCGTAACTAATTTTACGACCTTAGTAGATGAACTAAAAGCTCAGGGAATAGACAGCGTATATCTCATCACCTCAGAAAACCATATGCAACGAGCAAAAGTCATTGGCGACATAGTGCTTCGTAGTCGAGGAATAAACTTTCAAGCGATCTCTGTGCCTTCAAAAAACCCTCCTGAACCGATCGAAAAGACTGTGCGGGATGGAGCAAGAGCCTTTTTTTGGCTGATTACCGATTAG
- the mltG gene encoding endolytic transglycosylase MltG — MTAQKKRKKPVSRTKSPKSLAIKIIPIAIGATALLGWTSWNSSIAPVEASSEGKPKQVQFTVKPGVSGNEIGEQLADAGLVKSLNAWKLWTKYKQAADSSGGFKAGTYQLSPEEPLTDIAAKIWSGKIMQIDFTIPEGWSTRQMGKYFESQGYFSAAEFAEAVKNIPYDKYPWLPQNLPILEGFLYPDTYKISSDLTNDPQAIINTMLTRFEKTALPVYEAAKPDMSLLDWVTLSSIVEKEAVIGTERSLIAGVFTARLNQGIKLESDPTVEYGLGIRQTADQPLTYSQVGTPSPYNTYMNTGLTPTPIAAPGLASLKATLNPDNTDYLFFVARYDGTHVFSKTLSEHEAATREIRRQRNQ, encoded by the coding sequence ATGACTGCTCAAAAAAAGCGTAAAAAACCAGTTTCTCGCACTAAATCTCCTAAAAGCTTGGCGATAAAAATTATACCCATAGCGATCGGTGCAACTGCACTTTTGGGTTGGACTAGTTGGAATAGTTCAATTGCTCCTGTAGAGGCGAGCAGCGAAGGCAAACCAAAGCAAGTTCAGTTTACTGTTAAACCTGGAGTTTCAGGCAATGAAATTGGCGAACAGTTAGCTGATGCTGGTTTGGTTAAATCTCTCAATGCTTGGAAACTTTGGACTAAATACAAGCAAGCTGCCGACTCCTCTGGCGGATTTAAAGCTGGCACTTATCAATTGTCTCCTGAAGAACCCTTAACTGATATTGCAGCTAAGATTTGGTCTGGCAAAATTATGCAGATCGACTTCACTATTCCCGAAGGTTGGTCAACCAGACAGATGGGAAAATACTTTGAGTCACAAGGCTATTTTAGCGCTGCCGAGTTTGCCGAGGCAGTCAAAAATATTCCCTACGACAAATATCCTTGGCTACCCCAAAATTTACCAATCTTAGAAGGATTTTTATATCCTGATACCTACAAAATATCTAGCGACTTAACCAACGATCCTCAAGCAATCATCAATACCATGTTGACTCGGTTTGAGAAAACTGCTTTACCTGTCTATGAAGCAGCAAAACCAGATATGAGCCTGTTAGATTGGGTCACCCTCAGCAGCATCGTTGAGAAAGAAGCCGTGATTGGCACAGAGCGCTCTTTAATTGCGGGGGTTTTTACCGCGAGGCTAAATCAGGGAATTAAGCTAGAATCAGACCCCACGGTAGAATATGGTTTAGGTATTAGACAGACGGCAGATCAACCTTTAACCTATTCTCAAGTAGGCACTCCCTCCCCCTACAATACCTATATGAATACAGGCTTAACTCCCACTCCCATCGCTGCACCTGGTTTGGCGAGCCTTAAAGCTACCTTAAACCCCGACAACACTGATTACCTATTCTTTGTCGCACGTTATGATGGTACTCATGTCTTCAGCAAAACGTTAAGTGAGCATGAAGCAGCAACTAGAGAGATTCGTCGCCAGAGAAATCAATGA
- a CDS encoding anthranilate synthase component I — protein MQPIKIWQWRSLTLNHRTASEVFTALFLDDPVATLLESPGTIADLEQPQLSRYSICAGSPRTKEQKFQLWTPKIGEILPFLRSLLKQPTSHNSQVAHLPFTGGWLGWLGYDLAWEIEKLPELKQDTLPFPVAYWYEPDCFAVLDHVAQTLWLAAGDFEQLENLVAKLAAFQPAPEIVPNTPTTSTITFLTDREQYQNAVEQAKQHIQAGDIFQTNLSLRFQTSTTNNSWLIYQELQKINPSPFASYWRSPWGDVISCSPERLVQLEGNLAQTRPIAGTRRRGIDRQSDRALAAELLANTKERAEHIMLVDLERNDLGRVCQWGSVEVDELLVIERYSHVMHLVSNVRGILNSDRDAVDLIRGVFPGGTITGCPKVRCMELIEELEPVRRSLFYGSCGYLDQRGNLDLNILIRTLLYVKSPDSDIAQVYGQVGAGIVADSEPEQEWYESLNKAEAQIAALQFKP, from the coding sequence ATGCAGCCGATAAAAATATGGCAATGGCGATCGCTAACTCTTAATCATCGTACTGCTTCAGAAGTTTTTACTGCCTTATTTCTTGATGATCCAGTTGCTACTCTGCTCGAAAGTCCAGGAACAATTGCAGATTTAGAACAACCACAGTTATCACGCTATTCAATTTGTGCTGGCTCGCCTAGAACTAAAGAGCAGAAATTTCAATTATGGACTCCGAAAATTGGTGAAATCCTACCTTTCTTGCGATCGCTACTAAAGCAACCCACTAGTCATAATTCTCAGGTGGCTCATTTACCCTTTACTGGTGGTTGGCTAGGTTGGCTAGGTTACGATCTTGCTTGGGAGATTGAAAAATTACCCGAACTCAAGCAGGATACTTTACCCTTTCCCGTAGCATATTGGTATGAGCCAGATTGTTTTGCTGTATTAGACCATGTAGCTCAAACTTTATGGCTGGCTGCTGGTGATTTTGAGCAGTTAGAAAACTTGGTCGCCAAACTTGCTGCATTTCAACCCGCTCCAGAAATTGTGCCAAACACGCCAACAACATCCACAATTACTTTCTTAACCGATCGAGAACAGTATCAAAACGCAGTCGAACAAGCAAAACAGCACATACAAGCAGGAGATATTTTTCAGACTAATTTATCCTTGAGATTTCAAACTAGTACAACTAACAATAGCTGGTTAATTTATCAAGAGCTACAGAAAATTAATCCTTCTCCTTTTGCTAGTTATTGGCGATCGCCTTGGGGAGATGTGATTAGCTGTTCTCCTGAACGATTAGTGCAGTTAGAGGGCAATTTAGCGCAAACTAGACCCATTGCGGGAACGAGAAGAAGAGGAATAGATCGCCAAAGCGATCGCGCTTTGGCAGCAGAATTACTTGCTAATACCAAAGAACGAGCCGAACATATCATGCTCGTCGATTTAGAACGCAATGATTTAGGACGAGTTTGCCAGTGGGGTTCAGTCGAAGTAGACGAGCTGTTAGTTATTGAACGCTATAGCCACGTAATGCATTTAGTCAGTAACGTCAGAGGAATTTTAAATAGCGATCGCGATGCCGTCGATTTGATCCGAGGTGTCTTCCCTGGTGGAACAATTACAGGCTGTCCTAAAGTGCGCTGTATGGAACTAATCGAAGAGCTTGAACCTGTGCGTCGTAGTTTATTCTATGGTTCTTGTGGCTATCTCGACCAGCGAGGAAATTTAGACCTCAATATTCTGATTCGTACTTTGCTCTATGTCAAATCGCCTGATAGTGATATCGCTCAAGTATATGGACAAGTTGGTGCGGGGATAGTTGCCGATAGCGAGCCAGAACAAGAATGGTACGAGTCTTTAAATAAAGCCGAGGCGCAAATTGCAGCTTTGCAATTCAAACCGTGA
- the petN gene encoding cytochrome b6-f complex subunit PetN, translating to MDILTLGWVTILALFSWSIAMVVWGRNGF from the coding sequence ATGGATATTTTAACTTTAGGCTGGGTAACAATCTTAGCTTTATTCTCCTGGTCGATCGCCATGGTTGTCTGGGGTCGTAACGGATTCTAG
- a CDS encoding YraN family protein — MKKIGTLGEQLIGRWLQLDNYELLEYNWRCRWGEIDLIAQDRTSGAIAFVEVKTRSAYNWDADGLLAIDAIKQQKLIQTASFFLSKHPSLAEFPCRFDVGLVSYQPCDLTKNANSDLAQINHLEIGQAITIERHQLTIKDYLAAAFD; from the coding sequence ATGAAAAAAATCGGCACTTTGGGAGAACAGTTAATTGGTCGATGGTTACAGTTAGATAATTATGAGCTATTGGAGTATAACTGGCGTTGTCGCTGGGGAGAAATTGATTTAATTGCTCAGGATCGAACATCTGGGGCGATCGCCTTTGTCGAGGTTAAAACCCGCAGCGCCTATAATTGGGATGCAGATGGTTTACTGGCGATCGACGCTATTAAACAGCAAAAGTTAATTCAAACTGCATCTTTTTTCTTAAGTAAACATCCTTCCTTGGCTGAATTTCCCTGTCGCTTTGATGTAGGACTAGTCAGTTATCAACCCTGCGATCTTACCAAAAATGCCAACTCTGATTTGGCTCAAATTAATCATCTGGAAATTGGTCAAGCAATTACAATTGAGCGTCATCAACTAACCATTAAAGATTATTTAGCAGCAGCTTTTGATTAA
- a CDS encoding energy-coupling factor transporter transmembrane protein EcfT, which produces MDLLRSLPIGSYLEQPITWLHKVDPRVKLAWLMTFLIAPVLGNPWWRIVLAGSLILLTIVAGIPFRVWWKQIGWLLLLCTFLFLFASVAPDTLAVTHQPRTPPFCANPEVTSSNKPNQVSPSSACQSQLPNASSYRFVYFDQPKFAFLPRLTITRRSLDIAVKVSTLIFTLIYSTSLYLLTTAPEEITAGLEDLMSPLRRLNLPIAEITLTLTLSLRFIPLVLEEVQNLVRSIRTRAIDWKKLGLRRSTQLWLIVSEKLLENLLLRAEQIATAMDVRGFTSPNEHRVQWHQLKLRWRDWIALGILIPFWCARWFIGGTS; this is translated from the coding sequence ATGGATTTATTGCGATCGCTTCCGATTGGTTCTTATTTAGAACAACCTATAACTTGGCTGCACAAAGTCGATCCTAGAGTTAAATTAGCTTGGCTAATGACCTTTTTGATTGCTCCTGTGTTAGGTAATCCCTGGTGGCGTATCGTCTTGGCAGGGTCATTAATCCTGTTGACTATTGTTGCGGGAATCCCCTTTCGCGTCTGGTGGAAGCAAATTGGCTGGTTGTTGTTGTTATGTACTTTCTTATTTTTGTTTGCTAGCGTTGCTCCCGATACTTTAGCAGTAACGCATCAGCCAAGAACGCCACCTTTTTGTGCTAATCCTGAAGTAACCTCTAGTAATAAACCTAATCAAGTATCCCCTTCGTCTGCCTGTCAGTCTCAATTGCCAAATGCTAGCAGTTATCGCTTCGTTTACTTTGATCAACCCAAATTCGCTTTTTTGCCTCGCCTGACAATTACTCGTCGCTCTCTGGACATAGCTGTCAAGGTATCTACTCTAATTTTTACTTTGATTTACAGTACCAGTTTGTATCTTTTAACCACGGCTCCTGAAGAAATTACCGCAGGTTTAGAAGATCTCATGAGTCCCCTGCGTCGCTTAAATTTACCCATTGCCGAAATTACTTTAACTTTGACTCTTTCTCTGCGCTTTATTCCTTTAGTCTTAGAAGAAGTACAGAATTTAGTCCGTTCAATTCGCACCAGAGCGATCGACTGGAAGAAACTTGGATTGCGTCGTAGCACACAATTATGGTTAATTGTTTCCGAAAAATTGCTCGAAAATTTACTACTTAGAGCAGAACAAATTGCTACGGCAATGGACGTTCGCGGTTTTACTAGTCCTAACGAGCATCGAGTTCAATGGCATCAATTGAAGTTGAGATGGCGCGATTGGATCGCTTTAGGCATTTTAATTCCCTTTTGGTGTGCGCGGTGGTTTATTGGGGGAACTAGCTGA
- a CDS encoding hemerythrin HHE cation-binding protein, producing MTTQTNIATKLGDLKLIQNVLIEYEQKLMAQTNDQTIRERLEKMLESDRQNLSDIDETIAKFGNAAQPRDITQQHADKIGQMMDGSELTEYDKFFQLELLKHQQSMTGLVLHKAAQSLNDELQDAMEPLNKVNFENRAHQEVLKGVLYFVGTRELTGQEPDMGIWASVEQGIAALKGVVSSAANAVK from the coding sequence ATGACTACTCAAACAAATATAGCTACCAAACTTGGCGATCTCAAGCTGATTCAGAACGTTTTGATCGAATACGAACAGAAACTAATGGCACAGACAAATGATCAAACAATTCGCGAACGACTAGAAAAAATGTTGGAAAGCGATCGCCAGAACTTAAGCGATATTGATGAGACGATCGCCAAATTTGGTAATGCGGCTCAACCCCGCGACATTACCCAACAACACGCTGATAAAATCGGTCAAATGATGGATGGCTCAGAGTTAACAGAATATGATAAATTCTTTCAACTTGAGCTATTAAAACATCAGCAAAGCATGACTGGCTTAGTACTTCATAAAGCCGCTCAATCTCTCAACGATGAACTACAAGACGCAATGGAACCGTTGAATAAAGTCAACTTTGAAAACCGCGCTCATCAAGAAGTTCTTAAAGGCGTGCTTTACTTCGTTGGCACTAGAGAACTGACAGGACAAGAACCTGATATGGGTATTTGGGCAAGTGTCGAACAGGGCATTGCTGCCCTCAAGGGTGTGGTAAGTAGTGCCGCTAATGCTGTGAAATAA
- a CDS encoding insulinase family protein, with translation MTSIITQQPKLNAPTICKLDNGLTIIAEQMPVEAVNLNVWINVGSAQESNEINGMAHFLEHMVFKGTPNLKIGEFEHLIEKRGAETNAATSQDYTHYYITTAPQDFAELAPLQLDVVLNPSLEDEAFEREKLVVLEEIRRSEDSPSRRTFSRSMETCFATLPYRRPVLGPASVIENLRSPQMRNFHGAWYQPNSMTAAVVGNLPVEQLIEIVTNSFEQHYTTRDEYLKNSTPSVAPEAPFTEIVRREYTDESLQQARLIMTWRVPGMENLDQTYALDILAVILGQGKVSRLFRELREEKGLVNQIGVSNMTQTHQGVFYISAALPTENIEAVEQAIAQQIRVIQNEPIVDQDIDRIRTQVANRFVFANERPSDRANLYGYYYSQLQDLDPALNYPQHIQAVSAQDLQIAAQKYLNPDAYGAVIMKPGNY, from the coding sequence ATGACTTCTATTATTACGCAACAGCCTAAACTCAACGCCCCAACTATATGTAAACTCGATAATGGTTTAACTATTATTGCCGAACAGATGCCTGTTGAAGCAGTGAACCTCAATGTCTGGATTAATGTTGGTTCAGCTCAAGAAAGCAACGAAATCAACGGCATGGCGCATTTTTTAGAGCATATGGTGTTTAAAGGCACGCCTAATCTAAAAATTGGCGAATTTGAGCATTTAATCGAGAAAAGAGGTGCAGAAACCAATGCTGCTACTAGTCAGGACTATACTCATTACTATATAACCACTGCACCGCAAGATTTTGCTGAACTAGCACCCTTGCAGCTTGATGTAGTCTTAAACCCTAGCTTAGAAGACGAAGCTTTTGAACGGGAAAAACTAGTTGTTCTGGAGGAAATCCGTCGCTCAGAAGATAGTCCTAGTCGTCGTACTTTCTCTCGTTCGATGGAAACTTGTTTTGCCACCTTACCTTATCGTCGTCCTGTATTAGGCCCTGCATCTGTAATTGAAAATTTGCGATCGCCACAAATGCGCAATTTTCATGGTGCTTGGTATCAGCCTAATTCTATGACCGCAGCCGTCGTGGGTAATCTTCCTGTAGAACAGTTGATCGAGATTGTTACCAACAGCTTTGAACAGCATTATACTACCCGTGACGAGTATCTTAAAAATAGTACTCCTTCGGTCGCCCCAGAAGCGCCTTTTACAGAAATAGTCCGTCGCGAATATACCGATGAGAGTCTACAACAGGCACGGTTAATTATGACTTGGCGTGTTCCTGGCATGGAAAACCTCGATCAAACCTATGCTTTAGACATTTTGGCGGTAATTTTAGGACAGGGTAAAGTATCTCGCCTATTTAGAGAATTACGAGAAGAAAAAGGTCTGGTTAATCAGATTGGCGTGAGTAACATGACTCAAACCCATCAGGGAGTATTTTATATCTCTGCTGCCTTGCCAACAGAAAACATTGAGGCGGTAGAACAAGCGATCGCTCAACAAATCCGAGTCATTCAAAACGAACCTATTGTCGACCAAGATATAGACCGTATTCGTACTCAAGTAGCCAATCGTTTTGTGTTTGCTAATGAACGTCCCAGCGATCGCGCTAACCTCTATGGTTACTATTATTCCCAGCTACAGGATCTTGACCCAGCTTTAAATTATCCTCAACATATTCAAGCCGTTTCAGCTCAAGACTTACAAATAGCAGCCCAAAAATATCTTAATCCTGATGCCTATGGCGCGGTAATTATGAAACCTGGTAATTACTGA
- a CDS encoding pyridoxamine 5'-phosphate oxidase family protein produces MLAPWRSPLSSAIHHNRSKPHSRYFQLATINPAGYPANRTVVFRGFLDDEQNRLKIITDVRSAKMQDIEHQPLAEICWYFTKTREQFRISGKLQLVTVQSTNLDLQQARKITWQDLSDSARSQFSWPDPAQPRSDKSAFEIELTDANNPHDNFCLLLLTPHRIDYLQLKGDPQQRFLYNLQEDQTWTTQAVNP; encoded by the coding sequence ATGCTTGCTCCTTGGCGATCGCCACTTTCTAGTGCCATTCACCACAATCGTTCTAAACCCCATTCTCGTTATTTTCAGTTAGCTACTATTAACCCAGCAGGCTATCCAGCTAATCGTACTGTGGTTTTTCGCGGCTTTTTAGATGACGAGCAGAATCGGCTGAAAATTATTACTGATGTTCGTAGTGCCAAGATGCAAGATATTGAGCATCAACCCTTAGCTGAAATTTGTTGGTACTTTACTAAAACCCGCGAACAGTTTCGGATCTCAGGAAAGCTTCAGTTGGTTACTGTTCAATCAACAAATCTTGATTTACAACAAGCACGTAAGATAACTTGGCAGGATCTTTCTGACTCTGCGCGATCGCAATTTTCCTGGCCAGATCCCGCCCAACCTAGATCAGATAAATCGGCTTTTGAGATCGAGCTTACAGACGCAAATAACCCTCACGATAATTTTTGTTTATTATTATTGACTCCCCACAGAATCGACTATCTTCAATTAAAAGGAGATCCTCAGCAACGCTTTTTATATAATCTGCAAGAAGATCAAACCTGGACAACTCAAGCAGTTAATCCTTAA